A region of Photobacterium sanguinicancri DNA encodes the following proteins:
- a CDS encoding NCS2 family permease, whose translation MLEKLFKLKEHGTDVRTELLAGLTTFLTMAYIIFVNPTMLSQTGMDHGSVFVATCLAAMIGCFIMGFVANYPVAQAPGMGLNAFFTYSVVMGMGHTWQVALAAVFLSGLCFIALSLLKVREWIINAIPLSLRTGISAGIGLFLAFIALQNAGIVVGNPATLVHVGDLTSLPAALAALGLFLTIALVHRGYKAAVLIAILAVTLLGILFGDVTYGGIMSMPPSIAPTFLQLDFSGAMEVGLISIVFAFLFVDLFDTAGTLVGVATKANLIGEDGKLPRLNRALLADSTATSVGALLGTSNTTSFVESVSGVAVGGRTGLTAVTVGVLFLCALFFAPLAGMVPAYATAGALFYVAILMMSGLVSVDWRDLTEAAPVVVVCLLMPLTYSIAEGIGLGFITYAVVKLMSGKGREVNASVWVIAALFLAKIIFL comes from the coding sequence ATGCTTGAGAAACTATTTAAACTAAAAGAACACGGTACAGACGTTCGCACTGAATTACTGGCTGGTTTAACTACCTTTCTAACCATGGCGTACATCATCTTTGTTAATCCAACGATGCTGTCGCAAACCGGTATGGACCACGGTTCTGTTTTTGTTGCTACGTGTTTAGCGGCAATGATTGGTTGTTTCATTATGGGTTTTGTTGCTAATTACCCAGTTGCTCAAGCACCCGGTATGGGGCTTAATGCCTTCTTCACTTACAGTGTGGTAATGGGCATGGGACACACATGGCAGGTAGCACTGGCTGCGGTATTCTTGTCTGGTTTGTGTTTTATTGCTTTAAGCTTATTGAAGGTACGTGAGTGGATCATTAATGCGATCCCATTGTCACTGCGTACGGGGATCTCAGCGGGTATTGGTTTATTCCTTGCGTTCATCGCGCTACAAAACGCAGGCATCGTTGTGGGTAATCCTGCAACCTTGGTGCATGTGGGCGATTTAACCAGCTTACCTGCAGCGTTGGCGGCGTTAGGTTTATTCTTAACGATTGCACTAGTGCACCGTGGTTACAAAGCGGCGGTATTAATTGCGATTCTGGCGGTAACACTGCTTGGTATTTTATTTGGTGACGTGACATATGGCGGCATAATGTCGATGCCACCAAGTATCGCACCTACGTTCTTGCAGCTTGATTTTTCTGGTGCAATGGAAGTGGGCTTAATTTCGATTGTTTTTGCTTTCTTATTTGTCGACTTGTTTGATACCGCTGGCACGTTAGTGGGTGTGGCAACAAAAGCAAATTTGATTGGTGAAGACGGTAAATTACCGCGTCTAAACCGAGCATTATTAGCCGATAGTACAGCAACATCTGTTGGTGCATTATTGGGTACGTCGAATACTACGTCATTTGTTGAAAGTGTGTCGGGTGTGGCAGTTGGCGGTCGTACAGGTCTAACTGCGGTGACGGTTGGTGTATTATTCTTATGTGCATTGTTTTTTGCCCCATTGGCGGGTATGGTTCCTGCCTATGCGACAGCTGGTGCGCTATTTTATGTTGCCATTCTAATGATGTCTGGCTTAGTAAGTGTTGATTGGCGTGATTTAACCGAAGCAGCGCCAGTCGTGGTGGTGTGTTTATTAATGCCACTGACTTACTCTATTGCTGAAGGTATTGGCCTTGGCTTCATCACTTATGCAGTTGTAAAATTGATGAGTGGTAAAGGACGCGAAGTAAACGCGAGCGTTTGGGTTATTGCTGCACTATTTCTTGCTAAAATTATTTTTCTATAA
- a CDS encoding aminoacyl-histidine dipeptidase, producing the protein MSEISQLSPQPVWQFFDQICSIPHPSKYEEQLAQHIIQFAQGEGLEVRRDDVGNVFIKKPATPGMEDRKGVVLQAHIDMVPQKNEDTVHDFTQDPIQPFIDGEWVTAKGTTLGADNGMGMAACLAVLAAKDIEHGPLEVLLTIDEEAGMTGAFGLKEGWLEGDILLNTDSEQEGEVYMGCAGGVDGAITLDVARDGVPAEHQAIKMILKGLKGGHSGCDIHTGRGNANKLLGRFLFAHAEELGLRLASLTGGSLRNAIPREANAVVTLPAANVDKLNSLFTHYQAVLSSELGRVETDITLFTEQAELPTNVFAAVDQTRLLAVLNACPNGVIRMSDDIAGVVETSLNVGVITTEEDKVTILCLIRSLIDSGRSSVEGMLKAIADLAGAQCEFSGTYPGWKPDADSEVMKLFRETYNDIYGRTPNIMVIHAGLECGLFKEPYPNMDMISFGPTIKFPHSPDEKVQIETVALFWEQMVAILKNIPVKA; encoded by the coding sequence GTGTCTGAAATCAGCCAACTGTCACCACAACCTGTGTGGCAATTCTTCGATCAAATCTGTTCTATTCCACACCCTTCGAAATACGAAGAGCAACTAGCTCAGCACATCATCCAATTTGCACAAGGCGAAGGCCTTGAAGTGCGTCGTGATGATGTAGGCAACGTGTTCATTAAGAAACCAGCAACACCGGGTATGGAAGATCGTAAAGGTGTCGTGCTTCAAGCTCACATCGATATGGTTCCACAAAAGAACGAAGATACAGTTCATGACTTTACTCAAGACCCGATCCAACCATTTATTGATGGTGAGTGGGTAACAGCAAAAGGCACAACGCTAGGCGCTGATAACGGTATGGGTATGGCTGCTTGTTTAGCTGTTCTTGCCGCTAAAGATATAGAGCACGGTCCACTTGAAGTATTACTAACTATCGACGAAGAAGCCGGTATGACAGGCGCGTTTGGTCTGAAAGAAGGTTGGTTAGAAGGTGATATCCTTCTGAACACCGATTCAGAGCAAGAAGGCGAAGTTTACATGGGCTGTGCTGGCGGTGTTGACGGCGCTATCACTCTCGACGTTGCACGCGATGGCGTACCAGCTGAGCATCAAGCTATTAAGATGATTCTTAAAGGCCTGAAAGGCGGTCACTCTGGTTGTGATATTCACACTGGCCGTGGTAACGCAAACAAATTACTGGGTCGCTTCCTATTTGCTCACGCTGAAGAACTAGGCCTTCGCCTTGCTTCACTAACAGGTGGTAGCCTTCGTAACGCGATTCCTCGCGAAGCGAACGCAGTTGTAACACTGCCAGCTGCAAACGTTGATAAGCTAAACAGCCTATTTACTCACTACCAAGCAGTACTAAGCTCAGAACTAGGCCGTGTTGAAACCGACATTACCCTATTTACTGAGCAAGCTGAGCTTCCAACCAATGTATTTGCAGCAGTAGACCAAACACGTCTTCTAGCCGTACTAAATGCTTGCCCTAACGGTGTGATCCGTATGAGCGATGACATTGCTGGTGTTGTTGAAACATCACTAAACGTGGGTGTTATCACGACAGAAGAAGACAAAGTAACGATTCTTTGCCTTATTCGCTCGCTAATTGACTCAGGTCGCAGCTCTGTTGAAGGCATGCTAAAAGCGATTGCTGATCTTGCTGGCGCGCAGTGTGAGTTCTCTGGTACTTACCCAGGCTGGAAACCAGATGCTGATTCTGAAGTAATGAAGCTATTCCGCGAAACTTACAACGACATTTACGGCCGTACACCAAACATAATGGTGATCCACGCAGGTCTTGAGTGTGGTCTATTTAAAGAACCATACCCAAATATGGATATGATTTCTTTTGGCCCAACGATTAAGTTCCCGCACTCGCCTGACGAGAAAGTACAGATTGAAACTGTTGCCCTATTCTGGGAGCAAATGGTGGCGATTCTGAAGAACATCCCAGTTAAAGCTTAA
- the dinB gene encoding DNA polymerase IV, which produces MDCFYAAVEMRDDPSLRDIPIAIGGRSEQRGVISTCNYLAREYGVRSAMATGHAMKLCPSLTLVPGRMAVYKEVSQHIREIFSRYTDKIEPLSLDEAYLDVTECELLHGSATLIAQDIRRTIEEELHLTASAGIAPIKFIAKVASDLNKPNGQFVVTPDQIPDFVAELKLEKIPGVGKVTIQKLHDKGMYTGKDVQAYDRHLLLQQFGKFGQSLWSRAHGIDEREVVVERQRKSVGVERTFSVNISEYQECWQVIETLYPELEKRLVKVRPELNIAKQGVKIKFADFQQTTVEHVQAVLDKAQFVGLLQEALTRQQGREIRLIGLSVGLETGTKAQQLSFDWN; this is translated from the coding sequence ATGGATTGCTTTTATGCAGCGGTCGAAATGCGCGATGATCCCAGTCTGCGTGATATTCCGATTGCCATCGGGGGGCGCTCTGAGCAACGTGGTGTGATCAGCACATGTAATTATCTTGCGCGTGAATACGGTGTACGCTCTGCTATGGCGACAGGTCATGCAATGAAATTATGTCCTAGTCTTACCTTGGTACCGGGTCGCATGGCGGTATACAAAGAAGTGTCTCAGCACATTAGAGAAATCTTTTCACGATATACCGATAAGATAGAACCGCTTTCTCTTGATGAAGCGTACCTCGATGTCACTGAGTGTGAATTACTGCATGGATCTGCCACCTTAATAGCTCAAGATATTCGTCGAACAATAGAAGAGGAGCTGCATTTAACCGCATCAGCAGGGATAGCTCCTATCAAGTTTATTGCTAAAGTCGCGTCTGATTTGAATAAACCGAATGGTCAGTTTGTAGTAACGCCCGATCAGATCCCTGATTTTGTCGCAGAATTAAAGTTAGAGAAAATTCCAGGGGTGGGTAAAGTTACGATCCAAAAACTGCACGATAAAGGGATGTACACCGGCAAAGACGTACAAGCTTATGACCGCCATTTATTATTACAACAATTTGGTAAATTTGGTCAGTCATTATGGTCTCGTGCTCATGGTATTGATGAGAGAGAAGTGGTGGTTGAGCGACAACGTAAATCGGTTGGCGTTGAGCGCACCTTCTCGGTGAATATCAGCGAGTATCAAGAGTGCTGGCAAGTGATAGAAACACTGTACCCTGAATTGGAAAAACGTCTGGTCAAAGTACGGCCTGAATTAAATATTGCGAAGCAGGGCGTGAAGATCAAGTTTGCCGACTTTCAACAAACCACAGTAGAGCATGTGCAAGCAGTATTAGATAAAGCGCAGTTCGTGGGTTTACTGCAAGAAGCGTTAACACGTCAGCAAGGGCGAGAGATCCGTTTGATCGGGTTGAGTGTCGGTTTAGAAACTGGCACCAAAGCACAACAGCTTTCGTTTGATTGGAATTAG
- a CDS encoding outer membrane beta-barrel protein, with translation MKKLGLGMILVLTSMSGMAYEQQGNRLGFGITHSQVEQLGHTYKANAVNVDWGYDFNQVFSLNAGGVFHTTEDVYGNKPITGYVEAEFGHVFDVGSGFHVKPYVAGGLAMTTREKEIETPDSSGEHLQNVQAGVSVAAGVRVVASSGIYIDTRIGRVNFDKVREEKAVNLSIGYKF, from the coding sequence ATGAAAAAATTGGGCTTGGGTATGATTTTGGTACTGACGTCAATGTCAGGCATGGCTTATGAACAGCAAGGTAATCGTCTTGGGTTCGGTATTACTCATAGCCAAGTTGAGCAACTCGGTCATACCTATAAAGCGAACGCTGTAAATGTTGATTGGGGTTATGACTTTAATCAAGTGTTTAGCTTAAACGCTGGTGGGGTATTTCATACCACAGAAGATGTCTATGGGAATAAACCAATCACTGGCTATGTTGAGGCAGAATTTGGTCATGTATTTGATGTAGGAAGTGGATTTCACGTAAAGCCTTATGTTGCAGGTGGTTTAGCGATGACGACTCGTGAAAAAGAGATTGAAACACCAGATAGCAGTGGAGAGCATTTACAAAATGTTCAAGCTGGGGTTTCTGTTGCTGCTGGGGTGAGGGTTGTTGCATCATCTGGAATTTACATTGATACGCGCATAGGAAGGGTTAACTTTGATAAAGTTCGCGAAGAGAAAGCGGTAAACCTTTCGATTGGCTATAAGTTTTAA
- a CDS encoding GGDEF domain-containing response regulator, producing MCNRILVVEDSKTFRNFLQLQLQQGGFIPIFAATIAEAQCLIAQDNDFLCAVLDYCLPDGQDGEIIDIVLGHEIKSVVLTAQFSNAIREKVLAKGVLDYLLKDSAESVSYLVPLLQRIQANDQHKVLVVDDSTVVRNYLVNLLERQNLTVIEAENGREALVQLTLHPDVTLIITDNDMPEKDGITLTRDVRKIRSRNQIAILGLSASSDDSMTAQFLKAGANDFLYKPFNQEEFNCRLHHILNMKDTADKLYRMANQDALTGLWNRRYFFDQQCKPHCHQPNIAMMDIDFFKKVNDTYGHDGGDTVLVHISQLLQKHFKDAVVARFGGEEFCIQLCGSFDSFHQRLEILRQDIEAQKIAYNDSQIQVTMSVGAVSANGDCFDIDGLLSIADKRLYCAKENGRNQVVSTASQ from the coding sequence TTGTGCAATCGTATTCTGGTTGTTGAAGACAGCAAAACATTTCGTAACTTTCTCCAGCTGCAACTTCAACAAGGTGGATTTATTCCCATCTTTGCTGCAACCATCGCTGAAGCACAATGTTTGATAGCCCAAGATAACGATTTCCTCTGTGCAGTACTTGATTACTGCCTGCCTGATGGCCAAGACGGCGAAATTATCGATATTGTCTTAGGGCATGAGATTAAATCCGTGGTGCTCACCGCACAATTTAGTAATGCCATTCGTGAGAAGGTACTGGCGAAAGGCGTACTTGATTACTTGCTCAAAGACAGTGCTGAATCCGTCTCCTATCTAGTACCGCTGTTACAACGCATTCAGGCGAATGATCAACACAAAGTCTTAGTGGTCGATGACTCTACGGTAGTACGTAATTACTTGGTTAATCTGCTCGAGCGGCAAAACCTAACAGTAATTGAGGCAGAAAACGGGCGCGAAGCTCTAGTCCAACTGACTCTACACCCCGATGTAACCTTGATCATCACTGACAATGACATGCCAGAAAAAGATGGGATCACCCTAACCCGTGATGTGCGTAAAATTCGCAGTCGAAACCAAATTGCTATTCTGGGTTTATCCGCAAGTAGTGATGACTCAATGACCGCGCAATTTCTTAAAGCGGGTGCTAACGACTTCCTCTACAAGCCCTTTAATCAAGAAGAGTTCAACTGTCGCCTTCATCATATTTTGAACATGAAAGATACTGCCGATAAGCTCTACCGAATGGCGAACCAAGATGCACTTACGGGGCTGTGGAATCGTCGCTATTTCTTTGATCAACAATGTAAGCCGCATTGCCATCAACCAAACATTGCCATGATGGATATCGATTTTTTCAAAAAGGTCAATGACACTTATGGCCATGATGGTGGTGATACCGTATTGGTACACATCAGCCAATTACTGCAAAAACACTTTAAAGATGCGGTCGTAGCGCGTTTTGGCGGCGAAGAATTTTGTATTCAGCTCTGTGGCTCTTTTGATTCATTCCATCAGCGACTCGAAATATTACGCCAAGATATAGAAGCACAAAAAATCGCATACAACGACAGTCAAATTCAGGTCACTATGAGTGTGGGTGCGGTATCAGCCAATGGAGACTGCTTTGATATAGACGGGCTTTTATCTATCGCTGACAAACGATTATATTGCGCAAAAGAGAATGGACGCAATCAAGTGGTTTCCACAGCCTCACAATAA
- the nqrM gene encoding (Na+)-NQR maturation NqrM, translating into MAVYLTTFAVFLLVIAAMAVGYIFQRKTVSGSCGGLDGIGIAKECDCPEPCDARKKREAREARQEEWKKNQIL; encoded by the coding sequence ATGGCGGTATATTTAACAACCTTCGCGGTCTTTCTACTGGTTATTGCAGCGATGGCTGTAGGCTATATTTTCCAACGTAAAACCGTCAGCGGTAGCTGTGGCGGTCTTGATGGTATTGGTATAGCCAAAGAGTGTGATTGCCCTGAACCTTGTGATGCACGTAAAAAGCGAGAAGCACGCGAGGCGCGTCAAGAAGAATGGAAAAAGAACCAGATTCTTTAA
- a CDS encoding FAD:protein FMN transferase produces MKKMLSQAIVLMAMVLTLAGCGDKRELIHLNGSTMGTYYSIKLIKQEGLPDAETIQTEIDRRLELVNDQMSTYRKHSELSQFNQHTDGTPFTVSADTAKVVAEAIRLAKLTDGALDVTVGPVVNLWSFGPEARPESTPTAAEIAERKKIVGIHHLSIEGNTLTKDIPELYVDLSSIAKGFGVDVVADYFDELNVADYLVEIGGELSLKGLNQEGIPWRIAVEKPTDDGSRAVQEIIEPGTMAVATSGDYRNYFEENGVRYSHLIDPKTCKPIDNHVVSVTVLHPSSMTADALATAFSVMGEEKAIELATAENLPVLLVVKTEQGFKEFMTDAFKTYLKKK; encoded by the coding sequence ATGAAGAAGATGTTAAGCCAAGCTATCGTATTGATGGCAATGGTCCTTACTTTAGCGGGCTGTGGTGACAAGCGTGAGCTTATCCACCTCAATGGCTCAACCATGGGCACTTATTACTCAATCAAGTTGATTAAGCAAGAAGGCTTACCTGACGCAGAAACAATTCAGACTGAAATTGATCGTCGGCTAGAGTTGGTGAACGATCAAATGTCGACTTACCGTAAGCATTCTGAACTCAGCCAATTTAATCAACACACAGATGGTACGCCTTTCACCGTGTCGGCTGATACGGCGAAAGTAGTTGCAGAAGCTATTCGTTTAGCCAAGCTGACCGATGGCGCACTGGATGTTACGGTTGGTCCTGTGGTGAACTTATGGAGCTTTGGTCCTGAAGCGCGTCCAGAAAGTACGCCAACCGCAGCTGAAATTGCAGAGCGTAAAAAAATAGTGGGTATTCACCACTTAAGCATAGAAGGCAATACTTTAACTAAAGACATCCCAGAGCTTTATGTTGATTTGTCATCGATTGCAAAAGGCTTTGGCGTCGATGTTGTCGCAGATTATTTTGATGAGCTAAATGTAGCGGATTACTTGGTTGAAATTGGTGGTGAACTGAGCTTAAAAGGTTTGAACCAAGAAGGTATTCCTTGGCGTATTGCTGTTGAAAAACCAACAGATGATGGTTCACGAGCAGTACAAGAAATCATCGAACCTGGTACTATGGCTGTGGCTACTTCGGGTGATTACCGAAATTATTTTGAAGAAAATGGTGTTCGTTATTCACACTTGATCGATCCTAAAACCTGTAAACCTATTGATAACCATGTGGTTTCTGTAACGGTTCTGCATCCATCAAGTATGACAGCCGATGCGCTAGCAACAGCATTCTCTGTTATGGGCGAAGAGAAAGCGATAGAATTAGCAACAGCAGAAAATTTACCCGTTTTGTTAGTGGTGAAAACCGAACAAGGCTTTAAAGAATTCATGACAGATGCGTTTAAGACGTACCTGAAGAAAAAATAG
- the nqrF gene encoding NADH:ubiquinone reductase (Na(+)-transporting) subunit F, which translates to MDIILGVVMFTLIILALVLVILFAKSKLVPSGDITISVNNDPEKAITTAAGSKLLNALSASGIFVSSACGGGGSCGQCRVKVKSGGGDILPTELDHITKGEAREGERLACQVNVKSDMNIELPEEIFGVKKWECEVLSNDNEATFIKELVLKIPEGEEVPFRAGGYIQIEAEPHHIKYADFDVPEEYRGDWDKFNLFRYESVVKEHSIRAYSMASYPEEKGLIKLNVRIATPPPNNPDVPPGVMSSYIWSLKSGDTCTISGPFGEFFAKETDNEMVFIGGGAGMAPMRSHIFDQLLRLKSKRKMTYWYGARSKREMFYIEDFDTLAADNENFEWHVALSDPSPEDNWDGYTGFIHNVIYENYLKDHEAPEDCEYYMCGPPMMNAAVIGMLKDLGVEDENILLDDFGG; encoded by the coding sequence ATGGATATTATTCTTGGCGTAGTCATGTTCACTCTGATTATCCTGGCTCTAGTTTTAGTGATTCTTTTCGCTAAATCTAAGCTAGTACCATCAGGCGACATTACTATCTCAGTAAACAACGATCCGGAAAAAGCGATTACAACCGCTGCCGGTAGTAAACTACTTAATGCTCTTTCAGCAAGTGGTATCTTCGTTTCTTCTGCTTGTGGTGGCGGTGGCTCTTGTGGCCAGTGTCGCGTTAAAGTGAAATCGGGTGGTGGTGACATCTTACCGACTGAACTTGACCACATCACAAAAGGTGAAGCACGTGAAGGCGAGCGTCTAGCATGTCAGGTTAACGTTAAATCTGATATGAACATCGAGCTTCCAGAAGAAATCTTTGGTGTTAAGAAGTGGGAATGTGAAGTTCTTTCGAATGACAACGAAGCAACGTTCATCAAAGAACTCGTGCTTAAAATCCCAGAAGGCGAGGAAGTTCCTTTCCGTGCGGGTGGTTACATTCAGATTGAAGCTGAACCGCATCACATCAAATACGCTGACTTCGATGTTCCTGAGGAATACCGTGGTGATTGGGACAAGTTCAACCTGTTCCGTTACGAGTCAGTTGTTAAAGAGCACTCAATCCGTGCTTACTCTATGGCGTCATACCCAGAAGAGAAAGGCCTGATTAAGCTTAACGTGCGTATCGCAACGCCGCCGCCAAACAACCCAGATGTACCACCAGGTGTGATGTCTTCATACATTTGGTCTCTGAAGTCTGGCGATACATGTACTATTTCTGGTCCTTTCGGTGAGTTTTTCGCGAAAGAAACGGATAACGAAATGGTATTCATCGGTGGTGGTGCTGGTATGGCACCTATGCGTTCACACATCTTCGACCAGCTTCTACGTCTTAAATCTAAGCGTAAGATGACTTACTGGTACGGTGCTCGCTCTAAGCGTGAAATGTTCTACATTGAAGATTTCGATACGCTAGCTGCGGACAACGAGAACTTCGAGTGGCATGTTGCACTGTCTGATCCTTCTCCAGAAGATAACTGGGATGGTTACACAGGCTTCATCCACAACGTGATCTACGAGAACTACTTGAAAGATCACGAAGCACCAGAAGACTGTGAATACTACATGTGTGGTCCACCAATGATGAATGCCGCTGTTATCGGCATGCTGAAAGATCTTGGTGTAGAAGACGAAAACATCCTTCTGGATGACTTCGGTGGCTAA
- the nqrE gene encoding NADH:ubiquinone reductase (Na(+)-transporting) subunit E, with protein sequence MEHYLSLLVRSIFIENMALSFFLGMCTFLAVSKKVKTSFGLGVAVIVVLTIAVPVNNLVYNLLLKDGAIVEGVDLSFLNFITFIGVIAALVQILEMILDRFFPPLYNALGIFLPLITVNCAIFGGVSFMVQRDYNFLESVVYGFGSGTGWMLAIVALAGIREKMKYSDVPPGLRGLGITFITVGLMALGFMSFSGVQL encoded by the coding sequence ATGGAACATTATCTAAGCCTTTTAGTTCGTTCGATTTTTATCGAGAACATGGCACTTTCGTTCTTCTTAGGTATGTGTACATTCCTTGCGGTATCTAAGAAAGTAAAAACCTCTTTTGGTCTGGGTGTTGCGGTAATCGTTGTACTAACGATTGCGGTACCTGTAAACAACCTTGTTTACAACCTACTACTAAAAGATGGTGCGATTGTTGAAGGTGTGGACTTAAGCTTCCTTAACTTCATCACGTTTATCGGTGTAATTGCAGCACTTGTTCAGATTCTAGAAATGATTCTGGACCGCTTCTTCCCACCGCTATACAACGCACTTGGTATTTTCCTTCCGCTGATCACAGTTAACTGTGCAATCTTCGGTGGTGTATCTTTCATGGTACAACGTGACTACAACTTCCTTGAGTCTGTAGTGTACGGTTTCGGTTCAGGCACCGGTTGGATGCTTGCAATCGTAGCCCTAGCGGGTATTCGTGAAAAGATGAAGTACTCAGACGTACCTCCGGGTTTACGTGGTTTGGGTATTACATTCATCACTGTTGGTCTTATGGCGTTAGGCTTTATGTCTTTCTCTGGCGTACAGCTGTAA
- a CDS encoding NADH:ubiquinone reductase (Na(+)-transporting) subunit D, with protein sequence MADAKEMKKILFAPFLDNNPIALQVLGVCSALAVTTKLETAFVMTLAVTFVTAFSNFFVSLVRNHIPNSVRIIAQMAIIASLVILVDQVLKAFVYDISKQLSVFVGLIITNCIVMGRAEAYAMKSAPLPSLIDGIGNGLGYGFVLITVGFFRELLGSGKLFGIEVLPLVSDGGWYQPNGMMLLAPSAFFLIGFMIWAIRIIRPEQVEAKE encoded by the coding sequence ATGGCTGATGCTAAAGAAATGAAAAAGATCTTGTTTGCGCCGTTTCTCGACAACAACCCGATCGCGCTTCAGGTTCTTGGTGTATGTTCTGCACTAGCGGTTACTACGAAACTAGAAACAGCGTTTGTAATGACGCTAGCGGTAACGTTTGTTACAGCATTTTCTAACTTTTTCGTATCGTTAGTTCGTAACCATATTCCTAACAGTGTACGTATCATCGCGCAGATGGCGATCATTGCATCACTAGTAATCTTGGTTGACCAAGTACTAAAAGCATTTGTTTACGATATTTCTAAACAGCTTTCTGTATTCGTTGGCCTGATCATTACTAACTGTATCGTAATGGGTCGTGCTGAAGCATACGCAATGAAGTCTGCACCACTACCGTCGCTTATTGATGGTATTGGTAACGGTCTTGGTTACGGTTTCGTACTAATCACTGTTGGCTTCTTCCGTGAACTACTAGGTTCAGGTAAGTTATTTGGCATCGAGGTTCTACCTCTAGTATCTGACGGCGGTTGGTACCAACCAAACGGCATGATGCTACTCGCGCCATCAGCTTTCTTCCTGATCGGTTTCATGATCTGGGCTATCCGTATTATTCGTCCAGAACAAGTAGAAGCGAAGGAGTAA
- a CDS encoding Na(+)-translocating NADH-quinone reductase subunit C, protein MASNNDSIKKTLIVVVALSLVCSIVVSTAAVALRPLQQKNAVEDVQRNILSVAGLLDGAANIQEAYGQFIEPKLVDLNTGEFVDQTEAGQTPAQYNQRSAAKDPAQSVKLNAEQDLAKIIRRANVATVYLVKDANDNIEKLILPVHGNGLWSMMYAFVAVETDGNTVSGITYYQQGETPGLGGEIENPNWRAQFEGKKLFDDNNQPAIRVVKGGATPGDIHGVDGLSGATLTGNGVQHTFDFWLGDMGFGPFLAKVRKGGLNNG, encoded by the coding sequence ATGGCAAGTAATAACGATAGCATTAAAAAAACGCTGATTGTTGTTGTCGCGCTGAGCCTAGTCTGCTCGATCGTGGTATCAACTGCAGCTGTTGCACTGCGTCCTCTACAGCAAAAAAATGCGGTAGAAGATGTTCAGCGTAACATCTTGTCTGTTGCTGGCCTGCTTGACGGTGCTGCAAACATTCAAGAAGCATACGGTCAGTTCATCGAGCCTAAGCTTGTTGACTTAAACACTGGCGAGTTTGTTGATCAAACTGAAGCGGGTCAAACACCTGCACAGTACAACCAACGTTCAGCTGCGAAAGATCCAGCACAATCTGTGAAGCTAAACGCTGAGCAAGATCTGGCTAAGATCATTCGTCGTGCAAACGTGGCGACTGTTTACCTCGTTAAAGACGCGAACGATAACATCGAGAAACTGATCCTACCGGTTCACGGTAACGGTCTGTGGTCTATGATGTACGCATTCGTTGCGGTTGAGACTGATGGTAATACTGTTTCTGGTATCACTTACTACCAGCAGGGTGAAACCCCTGGACTGGGTGGTGAAATCGAAAACCCGAACTGGCGTGCACAGTTTGAAGGTAAGAAACTGTTTGATGACAACAACCAACCTGCTATTCGCGTAGTGAAAGGTGGTGCAACCCCTGGTGATATCCACGGTGTTGACGGTCTTTCTGGTGCGACGCTAACTGGTAACGGTGTACAACACACCTTCGATTTCTGGTTAGGCGACATGGGCTTCGGTCCTTTCCTAGCTAAGGTTCGTAAGGGAGGCCTGAACAATGGCTGA